The Thermosynechococcus sp. CL-1 genomic interval CCTTCCGGCGCAGCACCAATTCCCATCAGGGCATGAATGTTGGTTCCCGAAAAGGCACAGCAGAGCGCTGCCGAGACATCGCCATCGGAGATCAGTTGGACGCGGGCACCGGCATCGCGAATTTCTTGAATCAAGTCATTGTGGCGATCGCGCTTCATTACCACCACCACTAACTCATCAATGGCGCGGTCAAGGCATTCCGAGAGAATTTTCAGGTTTTCTGTCGCCGAGTTGCGAATGTCCACTTTACCCTTGGCAGCGGGGGGCGCCGCCAATTTCTTCATATAAAAGTCGGGAGCCGCAAACAACCCCCCTTTTTCCGAAATGGCCAGCACAGCCATCGATCCCGGTTGGCCATAGGCGCAGAGATTGGTCCCTTCACAGGGGTCAACGGCAATGTCAATTTCAATGAGTTCTTCGGGGTTACAGTATTGGGCAGCATCGGGACGGGTGCAGATACCCACTTCTTCGCCAATGTAGAGCATGGGGGCTTCATCCCGTTCCCCTTCGCCAATCACAATACGACCGCGCATATGGATTTGATTCATGCGGTTGCGCATGGCATCCACGGCCACCTGATCGGCCATGTGTTTGTCGCCCTTGCCCATCCACCGCGCTGAGGCGATCGCCGCCTGCTCGACAACTTCAATAATCTCTAAGCCAATGACGTTATCCACACAACCCTCCTAACTGCACAAGTTGATCCCGCAGAGGTTTCCTATCTGAGCTTACAGAACTTTGGGATCTAGAAAATAATTTCTCGTTGCAAATTATTTGCTCCTACCACCAAGGGGTTGTCGGATATCCTTTGGCCGTGGAAAAGACGCTCAAGGACTAGGGGGTAGTCAAAAAGAGCAGTTGCTCTGGGGGCAGATGGTCAAGGTAATAGCCCTCTTGAGCCAGCACGATCAACAGACGCAGGCCACAATCGGGATACAGGTGCAGATCTGCCCAAGGAATGGCCACTTCTAGGCAGATGCCCAAGGCATAGCGGGCATGGCTGGGTCGCTCTTTCCACTGGTAGTTGGCGATCGCCTCCTTGAAGGCAATCTGTTGCTTTTCAAAGTCAATCACCAATTGATGGTGGTACAGGTAGTTGAGGGGGGCTTCGTCGGGGCAATCTCGCAGATCAGAGAGGGGGCTATTGTACGTCACCATGTTGGGGTAGTACCAGCAAAAGTGCAGGGTGCTGATGTCATTCCCAAAGGGCTGTTTCTGGTTCGGAGCATCAAGACGCAGATAGATATTTAGGTGATCCACCCCATACCAGAGGCGACTGATCAGCGTTTGGCGGTGCATCGTCCCGCGGCTGCCACCGATTTGAATCCGGCCAGCAAAGTTCCAGTCCTGCTCATCACCGCGCCCATCAATCTCAGGGTGAATAAAGCCTTGGGGCGGGTAGGTATCCTTGGCTTCGTGGACTTCTAAGGGATCATTGAGAACCTCAGGAATTGGCTCCCCCAATGCTGTGTAGAGCGCCATCAAATGCTCACGGAAAAGCTGATCAAACATGGCATCGTGGTTCGAGGAGTGGCCTTCACCAAACCACCAAAACCAGTCAGAGCCTTCAGCCGCCAAAAGGGCTTGCCATGCTGCCGGATTCTTCGTTTCAGTGGCTTCGGAGTGGCGTTCAAGGGTTTGGCGGGCAGCCCCTAGATAGTCCCAAGCTTTGTTTTTTACCGGATCGCCAATCCATGTACAGAAATTGCCATCAATCCAAGAGCCGCTGTGGAGAGCAGAACCCGAAATCACCGCACGTGGGGGATATTGTTGCAGATACTGCGCCACAGAAACACAGGCAAAGTGCTCGTTCTCGCTCAGGCCTTGGTAAAGCCTTTCTAAGAAGGGCAGGCCGTCGCGGGGATAGTACTCCCAGCAGTTTTCACCATCGAGGGCAATGGTCACAAGCCATGGTTGTGCCAAACTGGATTGGCCAGTCCCTTCATAGGCAATGAGTTGCTGGCGAATACCCTCAAGCTGCTTGAGCAGATCCGCTGCCGCTGCTTCGGGAGCCATGGCACTGTAGGTAAAGCCAATCAAATCCGAGAGGCGGTGATCGCGAAAGACAATGTTGAGATCCCCTTTGGCCGTGGTCAGGCGGTAGGGTTGGTAAAGAACATTGGCCTGTTGGACAACCCCCGCTTCGTTGCGGTGAAAATAGGTTCCCGTTGTCCAGCCCAAGATTGCTTCATCGGAGCAAATCCACTCAAATCCCTGCTCGACAATGGGTTCAAGAATGGCTGGACTTACGGATTGCTCTGACGGCCACAGTCCGCGGGGCGATCGCCCAAAGAATTGTTCATAAAGAACTCGCGCCCGCCGCAAATGCCGAGGAACATCTTCGGGATATTGAAACCGCTGTTGGGGCAGGGCAATGTTGGGAACCGCTACTTTGGCGGCATCGGTATCCACCAAGAGGGGCAAAATCGGGTGGGTATAGGGGGTTGTGGTGACTTCAATTTGACCCGCCTCTTGAAGGGCGCGATGCTGGGGAATGATTTGGCCAAGAATTTCCCGCTGTTTGGCAATGATCCGCTGGCGATCGCTGAGGCTAAAATCCCGCCCTTGGGACAACCATTGGGCAATCTCTGGCTCATCCCAGTAGAGGGGATCGATCCAAGCTAAATTGTGCCACGCCAACAGATCCCCATAGTCTTGGGGCTGCCAGTGTTGCCAACACCAAGTTTTCCCCTGGGTTTGCCGCTGCTCGTAGAGTTCGCGATAGCGGGGATGGGGGTCAATCATCGTGCGGTGGTGGGCATCAAAGAAATGCTCAATGATAAACCAGCGCTGCTGATCGGTGAGCTGCTCCACCGGGGTCAGTGTGGCTGTCAGATAGGGATCAAGGGCCGTACCGTTGACATAATCCTGAATTTGCAGCAACAGGGAGGGGACAAGGTTGACGGTTTGCTTGAGGCGGGGATATTTGGCGAGGACTAAGATCAGATCTAAGTAGTCCTTCGTGCCGTGGAGCCGTACCCAAGGGAGCAGGTATTGACCGGTGCGACAACTTTTGTAGAGGGGTTGGTGCTGGTGCCAAATGAAGGCAACGTGCAAGGGATAGGCCACAACCAATTTGCCTCCATGACTTAGGACAGACGCTTTCTCCAGTATTTCAGAGGAGTTTGGTGTGGTACCACTTTGTTACACAACATCTCAAACGCCGCAAGAATCTTAATACCCAATCAGGGGGTTCCCTCTCTCGTCCATATCGCCCGATCGGCAGTGGGCTTCCCGTGAATTGGAGAACTGGGGCTAGTGATCAGGCAATCCTGTGGTGCGTTGGGAAGAACAACCTAGTTAGGATAAAAGAGCCATTGGGAAAGGTTTGATGATCCTAGGCAGGAAGCCACAACCATCATCCCTCAGGAAAGCGCCTATCAGGATGAATTGATGGAGGGCGATCGCCAAGGAATGGCCCCCAAAGATTTGGATCGCCTTTGGCAAATTTTGCTGGCTGCTCAAACTAGGTCTTTCATCAAGACTTGCCCTCGGTGCGACGGGCAATTATCTTAGGGGTGATGAGTTTGCAAAGGTCTCAATGAAAGCCCAAGTGTTCCGAGGGGTGAATCAACTCAGCTACGAGGACATTCCCATCCCTGAGACTGCTGCCGATGAAGTGCTAGTGCGGGTCAGGGTGGTTGGGTTGTGCCAATCGGACATCAAAAAAATTCGCTATCCCCTCTATGAGCCGCCTCGTATTTTTGGCCATGAAACGGCGGGTGAAATTGCGGCGGTGGGTGAGGCCGTGACGGGTTGGCAGGTGGGTCAGCGGGTGGTGGTCATGCACCATATTCCCTGTATGCACTGCGCCTACTGCTTGAATGAAAACTATTCAATGTGCCATGTCTATAAGACGGTGACGACAACGGCGGGCTTTATTCCCAGTGGTGGGGGCTTTGCCGAGTATGTGAAAGTACCGGGGCACATTGTGCAGCATGGCGGTCTGATTCCGATTCCCGATGAGATTAGCGATGAAGAAGCCAGCTTCGTTGAACCCACCAACTGTTGTCTGAAGGCAGTCAAGAAGGCGGGCATTACTGCCGGTCAAACAGTGCTGATCACTGGGGCAGGGCCTATTGGCCTGATGTTTATTATGTTGGTGAATCTCTTTGGGGCACGGGCGATCGCCACCGATCTACTGCCCTCCCGAATCGCCAAAGCCAAAGAAGTGGGCGCCGCTGCCGCTTTTGATGCCCGCGATCCCGATCTCAGGGCCAAGGTGCAAGCCCTGACCCATGGCTTGGGGGTGGATGTCAGTCTTTTAGCGGTTCCCAGTGAAAAAGCCTTTTTCCAAGCCCTAGAGTGTACGCGCAAGGGGGGCAAAATTCTCTTCTTTGCCGAGTTTCCCGATGAAGTGGAAATTCCCCTCAATCCCAACATTCTCTATCGCCGTGAGATTGACCTCATGGGCAGCTACAGTTCCTCCTACCGCTTACAGTCGCTTGCCTGCGACATTATCTTTAACCGCCGCATTGATGTCAAAGCCCTGATCAGCGATCGCTATCCCCTATCAAAGCTGGCTGAAGCGGTGGAGCAGGCAGTACAGCCGACGCCGGAAACCTATAAAATCCTCATTTATCCAGAATCCTAATGCACGCCCTATCAATTCCCACGTGGATGGTGCATATTTCCAGTGTGCTGGAGTGGATGGCAGCCATTTGGTTTGTGGCACAACTGGATCGCCGCTGTCCGCAGCAGGGATGGCGGTGGTTGGCGTGGGCAATGCTACCAGCGTTGGTGAGTGCCATGTGTGCCTGTACGTGGCATTACTTCGATAATGCAGTGACACTGGCTTGGTTGGTGGATCTGCAAGCGCTGCTCACGTTCATTGGCAACTGTACCCTCTGTGGTGCAGCAGCATGGCTGTGGTGGCGATCGCAAAGCGCACTGTAGCTGCCCTCTTGAAGTAAAGCTTAACAAGATTGATTGAAATTGGCAGTGCTCAAGGACTTCCAGTATCCTGTAATCAGGTTCCCTGCAATAGGGTGTGACAAATGCAACAGTCCAATACTGAACTTTGACGTAGAACAAGGAGGAACGCTTGCCCGTCAGTCTAGCCCTAAACGCCTAAACCTCTGTGGAGGCTGCGATGGAAAGTAGTGCCGAACTCACCGCCTTGTTCGTCATCACCGTTGTCCTAGGCATTGGTGCCCAAGTGACTGCCCATTGGTTACGGCTGCCGAGTATTGTCCTGTTGTTACTGGCGGGTATTCTTTCAGGCCCCAGTGGCTTGGGGCTAGTCCATCCGGAAGTTTTAGGCGAAGGCCTAGAGGTGTTAGTGCCCCTGTGTGTGGCCTTGATTCTCTTTGAGGGGGGCTTGAGCTTAGACCTGAGCCGCGCTGACCAAGATATTACGGGTAGCCTCTGGAAGTTAGTGACGCTGGGGGGATTGGTGACGTTTGTGGCGGGGGCAATGGCTGCCCATTGGATTGGCGAATTTCCGTGGCAACTGGCTTTTCTCTATGCCTCCCTCGTGGTGGTGACCGGGCCTACGGTTGTTGGACCGCTGCTGCGGCAAGTGGGGGTAGAGCACAAGCTAGCGGTCATCCTCGAAGGGGAAGGGGTACTGATTGACCCCATTGGTGCCATTTTGGCGGTGATGGTGCTGAACGTAGTTCTCAATCAAGACCTCGGCATGGGGGCGATCGCCCTCGGGATTGTCCAGCGCTTGGCCGTTGGTACCTTGATGGGCGGTATCGGTGGCTGGTTTCTCAGCCGCTTCCTGCGTCGCGCTTGGTTTCTGGGGGATGATCTGCGCAACTTGTTGGTGTTGGCCGTCCTCTGGGGCCTGTTTTGGCTGTCGGATCAAGTGGTCAGTGAATCGGGTCTAATGATGGCGGTGGTTCTGGGGCTGGTACTGCGTTGGTCGGATGTGCCGGGGGGGCGGCTACTGCGGCGTTTTAAGGGGCAACTGAGTACGCTCTCGATCTCGGTCTTGTTTGTGCTGCTGGCTGCGGATCTCTCGATCGCTGGTCTATTGGAGCTAGGTTGGTCGGGGGTGCTGACGGTGTTGTGCTTAATGTTCCTGATCCGTCCCCTCGGCGTTGTCCTATGTACGTGGGGCAGTGACCTCAGTTGGCAACAAAAAGCCTTCCTCAGTTGGATTGCGCCGCGGGGAATTGTTGCGGCTTCAGTGGCTTCGCTATTTTCGATTACCCTCACCAATGCGGGAATTAGTGGGGGGGATGCCATTAAAGGACAAGTGTTCCTGACGATTTTGATGACGGTTTTCGGCCAAGGCCTAACGGCGCGCTGGGTGGCAACCCAACTGAATGTGCGTGCCCAAGGGGCTTCAGGGGTGATGATTGCTGGCTGTACGCCCTTGGGTCGTTTGTTGGCGCGGATCTTGCGCGATCGCGGCGAAGAGGTGGTGATGATTGACACCGATCCTGAGGCCGTTGAACAAGCCCGCCGTGAACACCTACCCGTCTATCTCAGTAGTGCCCTTGACCTGAATATTTTGCAGGAGGCCGGCATTACTGAATTGGGCACCTATCTGGCTGTGACTAGTAATACTGAGGTGAATGCGGTGCTGGCACAGCGCGTCCTCGAAGAATTTCACCCGCCACGGGTCTTGGCCGCCCTTGAGGTAGAGGATTGTCCCCTAGGTCTGAGTCCAGCCTTTGCTCGGCAACTGTCCATCAAAAAATGGAACCAATATATCAACACTGAGGCGGTTCGTTTGGGGGAACTGGTGATTGAGGAGGAGCGATCGCAATTGCAACGCCAGCACCTTGACGCCTTGATCCGCTCTGGGAAAGTGCTTCCCCTGCTTGTGGAACGGCCAGAGGGATTGCGGGTGGTGCGAGCCAATGAAGAGTGGCAAGTGGGCGATCGCCTGATTTACCTGCTCCACAGCCCCAAACCCCATACCCTACCCGCCGCCTTAATTTCGGGCTGGCAAATGAATACCCAAGTAGAATCGGTTCTTGTCCCCAGTGAAACCCCTACGCCCAAGGGAACCTAATCTCCGGCACTGCGTCCATAGGCATCAGCAGAGTCAACGATTGACGTGTTTTCCCAATCAAAATTGCTGAGGGGTATCCAAAACCCTCTCAGATAACTTGAATACCCTCTTACTTGGAGAGATTTGCTATGCAAAGCCTCGCACAGCGCAGCTTGGCTGTTTTGAGCTGCGGTTTAATGAGTTCTGGTACCCTTGCCCTTGTAGCGGCTGTTCCGGTCCAAGCCCAATCCCGTTTTACCGATACCCAAGGCATCTGGGCACAGGCCTGTATTGACCACCTTGCCAGTCGCAACATTATCAGCGGCTATCCCGATGGCACCTTTCGCCCCTTTGCCCCCGTCACTCGGGCTGAATATGCGGCCATGCTGGGGAAGGCGTTTCCCAATGCCCCAGTGGTGCGTACCCCCAGTACGTTTAACGATGTCCCCAGCACATTTTGGGCAGCGAGTGCGATTCAAAATGCCACCCGTACCGGCTTCTTGAGTGGTTACCCCGGCAATGTTTTTCAGCCCAATCAAAATATTCCGCGTGTTCAGGCGATCGTGGCCTTGGCCAGTGGCTTGCAATATCCCACACCGCCTTCTGTGGAGGGGGTCTTAGCCCAGTTCAATGATGCGGCGGCAATTCCCGCCTATGGACGTGCCGGTGTGGCCGCTGCCACCGCTAAACAAGTGGTGGTGAACTATCCCAATGTGCAGTTCTTTGCGCCGAACCAACTGGCTACCCGTGCCGATATTGCGGCTTTCCTTTGTCAAGCAACCCGTGCCCCCGCTGCCCAAGCGCTGGTTCCCAGCCAGTACATTGCTGGTGCAGCCACCGCTTCCCCGTCACCCCTTGCTCTACCCGCCGGTCAGCAAATTCCGGCTCGCTTCCCCGATGCAGAGCGGATTGTCGTCAGTCCCAATGAAACCGTGGCGATTCGCTTGGTGACGGCGGCGGATGTGCGCGATGGCCAAGGGCGGGTTGTCATTCCCCTAGGCAGTGAAGTTTTTGGTCAGATTCAGCCGGCCCAAGGGGGGGCGCAATTTGTCGCCAACACGGTGGTGATCAATAACCGACAGCTGCCGATCGCCGCCAATTCCCAAGTCATTCGTACGATTCGCGATGCCCGTGATCCCAACATTGGCAATATTTTCCGTAATGCGGCCATTGGTTCCGCTGTTGCTGCGGGGATTTCTGGCTTGGCGGGAGACCGCAGGATTACGCCCCTGAAGGTTCTCACAGGAACCCTGACCGGTACAGCCATTGAAACCAACCAAGGACGGCCTGCTACCTCCATTATTCGCGATACGCTGATTGGTGCCGCTTTGGCCACGGGTGCTTCTGCAGTGATTGGCGATCGCAAGATTACGCCCGAAAAAGTGATTACCGGTGCAGCCGCCGGTGCCACCATTGGTGGTGCGATTGATCCAGCCGTGCAGCGACTAGTGGTGATTGATGCCAATACGGATTTGGGCTTGACCCTGACTCAACCCTTTACTGTCTCGCAATAGAGACTAGGCACGCGCTAACCCCAGCGATCGCGCGCAGTCCTCGACAGCCTTGGCCACTGCCGGTGCCACCCGTGGATCAAACACTGAGGGGATAATATAGGCTGAGTGCAGTTCCGAGGGACTGACCAAGGCCGCGATCGCTGCTGCCGCCGCGAGGAACATCTCCTCCGTCATGCGGGGTGCCCGACAGGCAAGGGTACCCTTAAACACCCCCGGAAAAGCGAGCACATTGTTGATTTGATTGGGATAGTCACTGCGGCCAGTGGCCACCACCGCCACATGGTCATAAATGAGTTCGGGTTGGATTTCCGGAACGGGATTGGCCATCGCAAAAACAATCGCTTTTGGGGCCATGCGCTGCACCATTTCCAATGTCAGGACGCCGGGGGCACTCAAGCCAATAAAGACATCGGCACCCTCTAGAGCATCAGCCAGCGTTCCTGTTTCAGCGACGGCAAATTCCTGCTGTGCTGGTGTTTGTGCTTTGTCTTTTGAGAGGATGCCTTGGCGGTTGCAGAGAGTTAGATGGTGGGCGCCGGCTTTGCGCAGGAGCCTAGCCACGGCGATGCCGGCTGCCCCCGCACCGTTAATGACAATGCGCACCGTATCTAAGGATTTAGCCACTAGTTGCAGGGCATTTTTAAGGGCGGCAAGGGTGACAATGGCCGTGCCGTGCTGGTCATCGTGAAACACAGGGATATCCAATTCCGCTTGCAGACGGGCTTCGATTTCAAAGCAGCGGGGGGCGCTAATATCCTCTAGATTGATGCCACCAAAGACGGGGGCGATGTGCTTCACGGTGGCAACAATTTCATCCACCTCCTGCGTGCTCAAGCAGATGGGAAAGGCGTCCAGACCGGCAAATTCCTGAAAGAGCATAGCCTTGCCCTCCATCACCGGTAGAGCAGCCTCTGGGCCGATATTGCCCAATCCCAAGACCGCACTGCCATCACTGACAATGGCCACCGTATGGCTTTTGATCGTCAGTTTGTGCACCAATTGAGGATCGTCAGCGATCGCCTGGGACACCCGACCGACGCCCGGTGTATAGGCCATCGCCAGATCGTCGTACTCCTGAAGGGGATGCTTGCTTCTAACGGTGATTTTGCCGCCCTCATGGAGCCGAAAGGTGCGATCGCTCACCTCTAGCACCGTGGCTTGGGTGTCAGATTTCACAGCATTGACAATGGCCGCAGCATGATCGCGGCTGGCAGCCACCACCACCAGTTCCCGTAGGATTTTATTAGCGGTTTTCTCGATCAGGGTGATGGAACCCACTTGCCCCTGTTGCCCACCAATGA includes:
- the glpX gene encoding class II fructose-bisphosphatase translates to MDNVIGLEIIEVVEQAAIASARWMGKGDKHMADQVAVDAMRNRMNQIHMRGRIVIGEGERDEAPMLYIGEEVGICTRPDAAQYCNPEELIEIDIAVDPCEGTNLCAYGQPGSMAVLAISEKGGLFAAPDFYMKKLAAPPAAKGKVDIRNSATENLKILSECLDRAIDELVVVVMKRDRHNDLIQEIRDAGARVQLISDGDVSAALCCAFSGTNIHALMGIGAAPEGVISAAAMRALGGHFQGQLVYDPAVVMTKEWANRTREGNLEELKKAGITDPDKVYEAEELASGETVLFAACGITPGILMKGVRFFRGGARTQSLVISTQSKTARFVDTIHMFDKQLKSLQLY
- a CDS encoding glycoside hydrolase, which codes for MAYPLHVAFIWHQHQPLYKSCRTGQYLLPWVRLHGTKDYLDLILVLAKYPRLKQTVNLVPSLLLQIQDYVNGTALDPYLTATLTPVEQLTDQQRWFIIEHFFDAHHRTMIDPHPRYRELYEQRQTQGKTWCWQHWQPQDYGDLLAWHNLAWIDPLYWDEPEIAQWLSQGRDFSLSDRQRIIAKQREILGQIIPQHRALQEAGQIEVTTTPYTHPILPLLVDTDAAKVAVPNIALPQQRFQYPEDVPRHLRRARVLYEQFFGRSPRGLWPSEQSVSPAILEPIVEQGFEWICSDEAILGWTTGTYFHRNEAGVVQQANVLYQPYRLTTAKGDLNIVFRDHRLSDLIGFTYSAMAPEAAAADLLKQLEGIRQQLIAYEGTGQSSLAQPWLVTIALDGENCWEYYPRDGLPFLERLYQGLSENEHFACVSVAQYLQQYPPRAVISGSALHSGSWIDGNFCTWIGDPVKNKAWDYLGAARQTLERHSEATETKNPAAWQALLAAEGSDWFWWFGEGHSSNHDAMFDQLFREHLMALYTALGEPIPEVLNDPLEVHEAKDTYPPQGFIHPEIDGRGDEQDWNFAGRIQIGGSRGTMHRQTLISRLWYGVDHLNIYLRLDAPNQKQPFGNDISTLHFCWYYPNMVTYNSPLSDLRDCPDEAPLNYLYHHQLVIDFEKQQIAFKEAIANYQWKERPSHARYALGICLEVAIPWADLHLYPDCGLRLLIVLAQEGYYLDHLPPEQLLFLTTP
- a CDS encoding zinc-dependent dehydrogenase codes for the protein MKAQVFRGVNQLSYEDIPIPETAADEVLVRVRVVGLCQSDIKKIRYPLYEPPRIFGHETAGEIAAVGEAVTGWQVGQRVVVMHHIPCMHCAYCLNENYSMCHVYKTVTTTAGFIPSGGGFAEYVKVPGHIVQHGGLIPIPDEISDEEASFVEPTNCCLKAVKKAGITAGQTVLITGAGPIGLMFIMLVNLFGARAIATDLLPSRIAKAKEVGAAAAFDARDPDLRAKVQALTHGLGVDVSLLAVPSEKAFFQALECTRKGGKILFFAEFPDEVEIPLNPNILYRREIDLMGSYSSSYRLQSLACDIIFNRRIDVKALISDRYPLSKLAEAVEQAVQPTPETYKILIYPES
- a CDS encoding DUF2499 domain-containing protein → MHALSIPTWMVHISSVLEWMAAIWFVAQLDRRCPQQGWRWLAWAMLPALVSAMCACTWHYFDNAVTLAWLVDLQALLTFIGNCTLCGAAAWLWWRSQSAL
- a CDS encoding sodium:proton antiporter, which produces MESSAELTALFVITVVLGIGAQVTAHWLRLPSIVLLLLAGILSGPSGLGLVHPEVLGEGLEVLVPLCVALILFEGGLSLDLSRADQDITGSLWKLVTLGGLVTFVAGAMAAHWIGEFPWQLAFLYASLVVVTGPTVVGPLLRQVGVEHKLAVILEGEGVLIDPIGAILAVMVLNVVLNQDLGMGAIALGIVQRLAVGTLMGGIGGWFLSRFLRRAWFLGDDLRNLLVLAVLWGLFWLSDQVVSESGLMMAVVLGLVLRWSDVPGGRLLRRFKGQLSTLSISVLFVLLAADLSIAGLLELGWSGVLTVLCLMFLIRPLGVVLCTWGSDLSWQQKAFLSWIAPRGIVAASVASLFSITLTNAGISGGDAIKGQVFLTILMTVFGQGLTARWVATQLNVRAQGASGVMIAGCTPLGRLLARILRDRGEEVVMIDTDPEAVEQARREHLPVYLSSALDLNILQEAGITELGTYLAVTSNTEVNAVLAQRVLEEFHPPRVLAALEVEDCPLGLSPAFARQLSIKKWNQYINTEAVRLGELVIEEERSQLQRQHLDALIRSGKVLPLLVERPEGLRVVRANEEWQVGDRLIYLLHSPKPHTLPAALISGWQMNTQVESVLVPSETPTPKGT
- a CDS encoding S-layer homology domain-containing protein, whose protein sequence is MQSLAQRSLAVLSCGLMSSGTLALVAAVPVQAQSRFTDTQGIWAQACIDHLASRNIISGYPDGTFRPFAPVTRAEYAAMLGKAFPNAPVVRTPSTFNDVPSTFWAASAIQNATRTGFLSGYPGNVFQPNQNIPRVQAIVALASGLQYPTPPSVEGVLAQFNDAAAIPAYGRAGVAAATAKQVVVNYPNVQFFAPNQLATRADIAAFLCQATRAPAAQALVPSQYIAGAATASPSPLALPAGQQIPARFPDAERIVVSPNETVAIRLVTAADVRDGQGRVVIPLGSEVFGQIQPAQGGAQFVANTVVINNRQLPIAANSQVIRTIRDARDPNIGNIFRNAAIGSAVAAGISGLAGDRRITPLKVLTGTLTGTAIETNQGRPATSIIRDTLIGAALATGASAVIGDRKITPEKVITGAAAGATIGGAIDPAVQRLVVIDANTDLGLTLTQPFTVSQ
- a CDS encoding NAD-dependent malic enzyme encodes the protein MVKLTPTPAYSLTLRLKTSLDPTELGTVLQIIGGQQGQVGSITLIEKTANKILRELVVVAASRDHAAAIVNAVKSDTQATVLEVSDRTFRLHEGGKITVRSKHPLQEYDDLAMAYTPGVGRVSQAIADDPQLVHKLTIKSHTVAIVSDGSAVLGLGNIGPEAALPVMEGKAMLFQEFAGLDAFPICLSTQEVDEIVATVKHIAPVFGGINLEDISAPRCFEIEARLQAELDIPVFHDDQHGTAIVTLAALKNALQLVAKSLDTVRIVINGAGAAGIAVARLLRKAGAHHLTLCNRQGILSKDKAQTPAQQEFAVAETGTLADALEGADVFIGLSAPGVLTLEMVQRMAPKAIVFAMANPVPEIQPELIYDHVAVVATGRSDYPNQINNVLAFPGVFKGTLACRAPRMTEEMFLAAAAAIAALVSPSELHSAYIIPSVFDPRVAPAVAKAVEDCARSLGLARA